The Podospora pseudopauciseta strain CBS 411.78 chromosome 2 map unlocalized CBS411.78m_2, whole genome shotgun sequence genome has a window encoding:
- the NOP1_1 gene encoding Small subunit processome complex component (EggNog:ENOG503NV08; COG:A; BUSCO:EOG092648VW) has protein sequence MGFERGGRGGGRGGGNFRGGDRGGRGGGRGGAGFGGRGGARGGARGGPRGGGRGGPARGGRGGRGGGRGGGAGGAAGGKKVIVEPHRHKGVFVARGGKEDLLATANLVPGESVYGEKRISVETGKNDEGNATKTEYRIWNPFRSKLAAGILGGLETIYMKPGSKVLYLGAASGTSVSHVADIVGPTGSVYAVEFSHRSGRDLINMATRRTNVIPIVEDARKPMAYRMLLPMVDVIFADVAQPDQARIVGINAKLFLKQGGGLLISIKASCIDSTAPPEQVFASEVQKLREDKFVPKEQLTLEPYERDHAMVSCVYLQKEYQE, from the exons CCGGTTTCggcggtcgtggtggtgCCCGTGGTGGTGCCCGCGGTGGTCCTCGCGGCGGTGGCCGTGGCGGTCCTGCCCGTGGTGGTCGTGG TggccgcggtggtggtcgcggtggtggtgccggtggtgctgctggcggcAAGAAGGTCATCGTCGAGCCCCATCGTCACAAGGGTGTCTTCGTTGCCCGCGGTGGAAAGGAGGATTTGCTCGCCACTGCCAACCTTGTACCTGGCGAGTCTGTCTACGGCGAGAAGAGAATCTCTGTTGAGACTGGCAAGAACGACGAGGGCAACGCCACCAAGACCGAGTACCGT ATCTGGAATCCTTTCCGTTCCAAGTTGGCTGCCGGTATCCTCGGTGGTCTCGAGACCATCTACATGAAGCCCGGTTCCAAGGTCCTCTACCTCGGTGCTGCATCCGGTACCTCCGTTTCCCACGTTGCCGATATCGTCGGCCCTACCGGTTCCGTCTACGCAGTTGAGTTCTCTCACCGCTCTGGCAGAGATCTTATCAACATGGCT ACCCGCCGCACAAACGTCATTCCCATCGTTGAGGACGCCCGGAAGCCCATGGCCTACCGCATGCTTTTGCCGATGGTCGATGTCATCTTCGCCGATGTTGCCCAGCCCGATCAGGCCAGAATTGTCGGTATCAACGCCAAGTTGTTCCTGAAGCAGGGTGGTGGTCTTCTCATCTCCATCAAGGCGTCCTGCATTGACAGCACAGCGCCCCCTGAGCAAGTGTTTGCCAGCGAAGTCCAGAAGCTCCGTGAGGACAAGTTTGTTCCCAAGGAGCAACTTACTCTTG AACCCTATGAGCGTGATCACGCCATGGTATCGTGCGTCTACCTCCAAAAGGAGTACCAGGAATAA